In Actinomadura citrea, a single window of DNA contains:
- a CDS encoding SDR family NAD(P)-dependent oxidoreductase, with protein MSEQRDRHAFVSGATSGIGRAVAERLAGEGARVFICARDADAVAGTIKELRDAGGDVDGAPCDVRDAGQVRSVVEEANAAGRVNVLVNNVGRGGGGQTAEIPDELWDDVIATNLTSVFRVTRAFLASGLKDAGWGRVINIASTAGKQGVVLGAPYSASKHGVVGFTKALGLELAKSGVTVNAVCPGYVETPMAENIRRGYADYWDVTEGEVLARFEAKIPLGRYTTPEEVAAMVAYLAGPDTGAVTAQAINVCGGLGNF; from the coding sequence ATGAGCGAGCAGCGCGACCGCCACGCCTTCGTGAGCGGGGCGACCAGCGGCATCGGCCGCGCGGTCGCCGAGCGGCTGGCCGGCGAGGGCGCGCGGGTGTTCATCTGCGCGCGCGACGCCGACGCCGTCGCCGGAACGATCAAGGAGCTGCGGGACGCGGGCGGCGACGTGGACGGCGCCCCCTGCGACGTCCGCGACGCCGGCCAGGTCCGTTCCGTGGTCGAGGAGGCCAACGCGGCGGGACGGGTCAACGTCCTGGTCAACAACGTCGGCCGGGGCGGCGGCGGGCAGACCGCCGAGATCCCCGACGAACTGTGGGACGACGTCATCGCCACCAACCTGACCAGCGTCTTCCGCGTGACGCGCGCGTTCCTGGCGTCCGGTCTCAAGGACGCCGGGTGGGGACGCGTCATCAACATCGCGTCCACGGCGGGCAAGCAGGGCGTCGTCCTCGGAGCGCCGTACTCGGCGTCCAAGCACGGCGTCGTCGGCTTCACCAAGGCGCTCGGCCTGGAACTGGCCAAGAGCGGCGTCACCGTCAACGCCGTCTGCCCCGGCTACGTCGAGACGCCCATGGCGGAGAACATCCGGCGCGGCTACGCCGACTACTGGGACGTCACCGAGGGCGAGGTGCTGGCCCGGTTCGAGGCGAAGATCCCGCTGGGCCGCTACACCACGCCCGAGGAGGTCGCCGCGATGGTCGCCTACCTGGCCGGTCCCGACACCGGCGCGGTCACGGCCCAGGCGATCAACGTCTGCGGCGGGCTCGGCAACTTCTGA